One window of the Saccopteryx bilineata isolate mSacBil1 chromosome 2, mSacBil1_pri_phased_curated, whole genome shotgun sequence genome contains the following:
- the ALG10 gene encoding dol-P-Glc:Glc(2)Man(9)GlcNAc(2)-PP-Dol alpha-1,2-glucosyltransferase, with protein MGAGMAQLEGYYFSAALSCTFLVSCLLFSAFSRALREPYMDEIFHLPQAQRYCEGHFALSQWDPMITTLPGLYLLSVGVVKPASWIFGWSEHVVCSIGMLRFVNLLFSVGNFYLLYLLFRKLQHRHKAGSSIQRILSTLTLAVFPTLYFFNFLYYTEAGSMFFTLFAYLMCLYGNHKTSALLGFCGFMFRQTNIVWAVFCAGNVVAQKLAEAWKTELQKKKEERLPPIKGPCSEFRKILQFLLVYSMSLKNLSVLFLLTWPYILLMFLFCVFVAINGGIVVGDRSSHELCLHVPQLFYFFSFTLFFSFPHLLSPSKMKAFLCLVWKRRIQFFLLTLASAFFIWKFTYVHKYLLADNRHYTFYVWKRIIQRYEIMKYLLVPVYIFAGWSIADSLKSKSVFWNLMFFICLFTVTVPQKLLEFRYFILPYVIYRLNIPLPPTSRLVCELGCYVIVNFLTFYMFLNKTFQWPNSQDTQRFMW; from the exons ATGGGGGCAGGAATGGCGCAGCTGGAGGGTTACTACTTCTCGGCTGCCCTGAGCTGCACCTTTTTAGTGTCCTGCCTGCTCTTCTCCGCCTTCAGCCGGGCGCTTCGGGAGCCCTACATGGACGAGATCTTCCACTTGCCGCAAGCGCAGCGCTACTGCGAGGGCCACTTCGCCCTCTCGCAG TGGGACCCTATGATTACTACATTGCCTGGCCTCTACCTGCTGTCAGTTGGAGTGGTCAAACCTGCCAGTTGGATCTTCGGATGGTCTGAACATGTTGTCTGCTCCATTGGGATGCTCAGATTTGTAAATCTTCTCTTCAGCGTCGGCAACTTCTATTTACTGTATTTGCTTTTTCGCAAGTTACAACACAGACACAAg GCTGGCTCAAGTATCCAGAGAATCTTGTCCACATTAACTCTAGCAGTATTTCCTactctctatttttttaactttctttattaTACAGAAGCAGGATCTatgttttttactctttttgcCTATCTGATGTGTCTTTATGGAAATCATAAAACATCAGCCTTGCTTGGATTCTGTGGCTTCATGTTCCGTCAAACAAACATCGTCTGGGCTGTCTTCTGCGCAGGAAACGTCGTGGCCCAAAAGTTAGCCGAAGCTTGGAAAACCGAGCtgcaaaagaagaaggaagagagacttCCCCCTATTAAAGGACCATGTTCAGAATTCAGGAAAATTCTTCAGTTCCTCTTGGTTTATTCCATGTCCCTTAAGAACTTGAGTGTGCTGTTCCTTTTGACTTGGCCGTACATACTTCTCATGTTTCTGTTCTGTGTTTTCGTGGCGATTAACGGTGGGATCGTTGTTGGCGATCGGAGCAGTCATGAACTCTGTCTGCACGTTCCCCAgcttttctactttttctctttcactctctttttctcctttcctcacctACTGTCTCCTAGCaaaatgaaagcttttctttGCTTAGTTTGGAAACGTAGAATTCAGTTTTTTCTGCTTACTTTAGCCTCTGCATTTTTCATTTGGAAATTCACTTATGTACATAAATACTTGCTAGCAGATAATAGACATTATACATTCTATGTGTGGAAAAGAATCATTCAAAGGTatgaaattatgaaatatttgttaGTTCCAGTCTATATATTTGCTGGTTGGAGTATAGCTGACTCATTGAAATCCAAGTCAGTGTTCTGGAACTTAAtgttttttatatgcttatttactGTTACAGTACCTCAGAAACTGCTAGAATTTCGTTACTTTATTTTACCTTATGTTATTTATAGGCTTAACATACCTCTACCGCCCACATCTAGACTTGTTTGTGAACTGGGTTGCTATGTAATTGttaatttcttaactttttatatgTTTCTGAACAAGACTTTTCAGTGGCCAAATAGTCAGGACACTCAGAGGTTTATGTGGTAA